Proteins found in one Cyanobium sp. ATX 6F1 genomic segment:
- a CDS encoding NAD(P)H-quinone oxidoreductase subunit H gives MTQLETRTEPMVINFGPHHPSMHGVLRLVVTLDGEDVVDCEPVIGYLHRGMEKIAENRTNVMFVPYVSRWDYAAGMFNEAITVNAPEKLADIPVPKRASHIRVLMLELNRIANHLLWLGPFLADVGAQTPFFYIFREREMIYDLWEAATGQRLINNNYFRIGGVAVDLPYGWLDKLLDFCDWFGPKIDEYEKLITNNPIFKRRIEGLGVISREMAINWSLSGPMLRASGVPWDLRKVDHYECYDDFDWDVATAPEGDCYARYRVRIQEMRESLKILRQAAAAIPGGPTESLEARRITEGKGGEAFSFDMQYIAKKVAPTFKIPGGELYARLESGKGELGVFIMGNDDVTPWRWKIRAADFNNLQILPHILTGAKVADIMAILGSIDVIMGSVDR, from the coding sequence ATGACGCAGCTCGAAACGCGCACGGAGCCGATGGTGATCAACTTCGGCCCCCATCACCCCTCCATGCACGGGGTGCTGCGGCTGGTGGTGACCCTCGATGGCGAAGACGTGGTGGACTGCGAGCCGGTGATCGGTTACCTGCACCGCGGCATGGAGAAGATCGCCGAGAACCGCACGAACGTGATGTTCGTGCCCTATGTGAGCCGCTGGGACTACGCGGCGGGGATGTTCAACGAGGCGATCACCGTCAACGCGCCCGAAAAGCTGGCCGACATCCCGGTGCCCAAACGGGCCAGCCACATTCGGGTGCTGATGCTGGAGCTCAACCGCATCGCCAACCACCTGCTCTGGCTCGGCCCCTTCCTGGCGGACGTGGGCGCCCAGACGCCGTTCTTCTACATCTTCCGCGAGCGGGAGATGATCTACGACCTCTGGGAGGCGGCCACGGGCCAGCGGCTGATCAACAACAACTACTTCCGCATCGGCGGGGTGGCGGTGGATCTGCCCTACGGCTGGCTCGACAAGCTGCTCGATTTCTGCGACTGGTTCGGCCCCAAGATCGACGAATACGAAAAGCTGATCACCAACAATCCGATCTTCAAGCGCCGCATCGAGGGCCTCGGGGTCATCAGCCGCGAGATGGCGATCAACTGGAGCCTCTCGGGGCCGATGCTGCGCGCCTCAGGCGTGCCCTGGGACCTGCGCAAGGTGGATCACTACGAGTGCTACGACGACTTCGACTGGGACGTGGCCACTGCCCCCGAGGGCGACTGCTACGCCCGCTACCGGGTGCGGATCCAGGAGATGCGCGAATCGCTCAAGATCCTGCGCCAGGCCGCCGCAGCCATTCCCGGCGGCCCCACCGAGAGCCTGGAGGCGCGGCGAATCACCGAAGGCAAGGGGGGCGAAGCCTTCAGCTTCGATATGCAGTACATCGCCAAGAAAGTGGCCCCCACCTTCAAGATCCCCGGCGGTGAGCTCTACGCCCGGCTCGAGTCAGGCAAGGGCGAACTGGGCGTGTTCATCATGGGCAACGATGATGTGACTCCGTGGCGCTGGAAGATCCGCGCCGCTGATTTCAACAATCTCCAGATCCTGCCCCACATCCTCACCGGGGCCAAGGTGGCGGACATCATGGCGATCCTCGGTTCGATCGACGTGATCATGGGCTCGGTGGATCGCTAA
- the rsmH gene encoding 16S rRNA (cytosine(1402)-N(4))-methyltransferase RsmH: MAERPPTAAAPAASEPPGAAAFEHIPVLAEPLLAAFAGLGAGGLLLDCTVGGGGHSALLLEAHPGLRLIGLDQDPAALAAAAERLAPFGNRVNLVAGNFAAFTPPAPLLGVVADLGVSSPQLDGGARGFSFRVDGPLDMRMNPGAGETAAALIDRLSEGELADLIYAYGEERLSRRIARRIVEQGPWGGTAATEADRGTAALAYLVAGCYPPKARRGRIHPATRTFQALRIAVNDELGALDTLLRRAPDWLVPGGLLAVISFHSLEDRRVKTAFLSDERLERITRKPLVASEAEQELNPRSRSAKLRVARRPLEASP; this comes from the coding sequence TTGGCTGAACGTCCCCCCACGGCTGCCGCTCCTGCTGCTTCTGAGCCCCCCGGCGCCGCGGCCTTCGAGCACATCCCCGTGCTGGCGGAGCCGCTGCTGGCGGCCTTCGCCGGCCTGGGCGCCGGCGGCCTGCTGCTCGACTGCACCGTGGGCGGCGGCGGCCACAGCGCCCTGCTGCTGGAGGCCCATCCGGGCCTGCGGCTGATCGGCCTCGACCAGGATCCCGCCGCCCTGGCGGCCGCCGCCGAACGCCTGGCCCCGTTCGGGAATCGCGTGAACCTGGTGGCCGGCAACTTCGCCGCCTTCACACCGCCGGCGCCGCTGCTGGGGGTGGTGGCGGACCTGGGAGTCAGCAGCCCCCAGCTGGATGGGGGGGCGCGGGGCTTCAGCTTTCGCGTCGATGGTCCCCTGGACATGCGCATGAATCCGGGGGCCGGCGAGACCGCCGCCGCGCTGATCGATCGCCTCTCGGAAGGCGAGCTGGCTGACCTGATCTACGCCTACGGGGAGGAGCGGCTCTCACGGCGCATCGCCCGCCGGATCGTGGAGCAGGGGCCCTGGGGCGGCACGGCTGCCACTGAGGCCGATCGGGGCACGGCGGCGCTGGCCTACCTGGTGGCGGGTTGCTATCCCCCCAAGGCCCGCCGCGGCCGGATCCACCCCGCCACGCGCACCTTCCAGGCCCTGCGCATCGCCGTCAACGACGAGCTGGGGGCCCTCGACACCCTGCTGAGGCGCGCCCCCGACTGGTTGGTGCCCGGCGGCCTGCTGGCGGTGATCAGCTTCCATTCGCTGGAAGATCGCCGCGTCAAGACCGCCTTTCTCAGTGATGAACGCTTGGAGCGGATCACGCGCAAGCCCCTGGTGGCGAGTGAGGCGGAGCAGGAGCTCAACCCCCGCAGCCGCTCCGCCAAGCTGCGGGTGGCCCGGCGCCCCCTCGAGGCGAGCCCATGA
- a CDS encoding DUF456 family protein, which produces MNQQDVIWWLALLIQLVAIPGTLFPVLPGLALLPLGAGLWTWSVGWAVGWPALALASLILLLGWGADALGMLLGAARLQATRWAYIGAGLGLVVGLLGLLPAMPIGGPLVGALVGPLLGAALGELLSASGELGPFGLERLKRSLLVGLAVVAGMLVSRLAQVILAVLGVVGFVLISRIMV; this is translated from the coding sequence ATGAACCAGCAGGACGTGATCTGGTGGCTGGCGCTGTTGATCCAGCTGGTGGCGATCCCGGGCACCCTCTTTCCGGTGCTGCCGGGCCTGGCCCTGCTGCCCCTGGGGGCGGGCCTGTGGACCTGGTCGGTGGGCTGGGCCGTGGGTTGGCCGGCCCTGGCGCTGGCCAGCTTGATCCTGCTATTGGGTTGGGGCGCTGACGCCCTGGGGATGCTGCTGGGGGCGGCGCGGCTGCAGGCCACCCGCTGGGCTTACATCGGCGCCGGCCTGGGGCTGGTGGTGGGGCTGCTGGGGCTGCTGCCGGCCATGCCCATCGGAGGCCCGTTGGTGGGGGCCCTGGTGGGGCCGCTGCTGGGGGCCGCCCTGGGGGAACTGCTCAGTGCCTCGGGCGAGCTGGGGCCCTTCGGCCTGGAGCGTTTGAAGCGCTCGCTGCTGGTGGGCCTGGCGGTGGTGGCGGGGATGCTGGTGAGCCGCCTCGCCCAGGTGATCCTGGCGGTGCTGGGGGTGGTGGGTTTCGTGCTGATCAGCCGGATCATGGTCTGA
- a CDS encoding cysteine desulfurase family protein — protein MAAPIPYLDHQATTPCDPEVVAAMAPYWSEQFANPASRLHRPGLTASAAVEQARRSLAAGLGVEPEELVFTSGATEANNLALKGIAEARSRQGRHLVTVATEHRAVLDTLRHLESQGFELTVLPVNPDGLLDLNQLGAALRPDTVLVSVMAANNEIGVLQPLAAIGALCQSRGISFHCDAAQAIGHLSLKPRELGIDLLSLSGHKLYGPKGIGALVLVGGVRPAPQQHGGGQERGLRAGTLAVPLIVGLAKAAELAESDREARSERLGALRDQLWGALEALGDVRLNGHPSQRLAHNLNVTIGGVEGSQLHGALRRQLAVSGGSACSTGSPSHVLAALGRSRAEAAASIRFGLGRGTTDAEIDQAIEAVAATVRELRGELIRP, from the coding sequence CTGGCCGCCCCCATCCCTTACCTCGACCACCAGGCCACCACGCCCTGCGATCCCGAGGTGGTGGCCGCGATGGCGCCCTACTGGAGCGAGCAGTTCGCCAACCCCGCCAGCCGCCTGCACCGCCCGGGGCTGACGGCCAGCGCCGCCGTGGAGCAGGCGCGCCGCTCGCTGGCCGCTGGCCTGGGCGTGGAGCCTGAAGAGCTGGTGTTCACCAGTGGCGCCACCGAGGCCAACAACCTGGCCCTCAAAGGGATCGCCGAAGCCCGATCGAGGCAGGGCCGCCACCTGGTGACCGTGGCCACGGAGCACCGGGCCGTGCTCGACACGCTGCGGCATCTGGAATCCCAGGGCTTCGAGCTCACGGTGCTGCCGGTGAACCCCGACGGCCTGCTGGACCTGAACCAGCTGGGGGCGGCCCTGCGCCCCGACACCGTGCTGGTGAGCGTGATGGCCGCCAACAACGAGATCGGCGTGCTCCAGCCCCTGGCGGCGATCGGGGCCCTCTGCCAGTCCAGGGGCATCAGCTTCCACTGCGACGCGGCCCAGGCCATCGGCCACCTGAGCCTCAAGCCCAGGGAGCTGGGCATCGACCTTTTGAGCCTCAGCGGCCACAAGCTCTACGGCCCCAAGGGCATCGGCGCCCTGGTGCTGGTCGGCGGGGTGCGGCCGGCGCCCCAGCAGCACGGCGGCGGCCAGGAGCGGGGCCTGCGGGCCGGCACCCTGGCAGTGCCCTTGATCGTGGGGCTGGCCAAAGCGGCGGAGTTAGCAGAGAGCGACCGGGAGGCGCGCAGCGAGCGCCTGGGGGCCCTGCGAGATCAGCTCTGGGGCGCCCTGGAAGCCCTCGGCGACGTGCGCCTCAACGGCCACCCGAGCCAGCGTCTGGCCCACAACCTCAACGTGACCATCGGCGGGGTGGAGGGGAGCCAGCTGCACGGTGCCCTGCGGCGGCAGCTGGCGGTGAGCGGCGGTTCGGCCTGCAGCACCGGCAGCCCCTCCCACGTGCTGGCCGCCCTGGGGCGCAGCCGTGCCGAGGCGGCCGCCTCGATCCGCTTCGGGCTGGGGCGTGGCACCACCGACGCCGAGATCGATCAGGCCATCGAGGCGGTGGCCGCCACGGTGCGGGAGCTGCGGGGCGAGCTGATCAGACCATGA
- a CDS encoding response regulator transcription factor: MQHPQPPLEPEQEPAQVPVAAPAPARLLLVDDEPGLRTAVQAYLQDEGFEVTTAVDGEEGWALAQEQLPDLVLSDVMMPRLDGYGLLKKLRADERLGGTPVIFLTAKGMTADRIEGFQAGVDDYIPKPFDPDELVARVRNVVRRQERLLAEAARYADADIGQMAKQITEIRSLLQMGGSKKAAGAPVHHEFTPREASVLQLVAEGMMNKEIARRLETSIRNVEKYVSRLFIKTGTASRTELVRYALENGLVD, encoded by the coding sequence ATGCAGCACCCCCAACCCCCGCTCGAGCCTGAGCAGGAGCCCGCTCAGGTGCCCGTGGCGGCCCCCGCCCCCGCCCGATTGCTGCTGGTGGACGACGAACCCGGCCTGCGCACGGCGGTGCAGGCCTACCTGCAGGACGAGGGCTTCGAGGTCACCACCGCGGTCGACGGCGAGGAAGGCTGGGCACTGGCCCAGGAGCAGCTGCCGGATCTGGTGCTCAGCGACGTGATGATGCCGCGCCTCGATGGCTACGGGCTGCTCAAGAAGCTGCGCGCCGATGAGCGCCTCGGGGGCACACCGGTGATCTTCCTCACCGCCAAGGGCATGACCGCCGATCGCATCGAGGGCTTTCAGGCGGGCGTCGACGACTACATCCCCAAGCCCTTCGATCCCGATGAGCTGGTGGCGCGGGTGCGCAATGTGGTGCGCCGCCAGGAGCGGCTGCTGGCGGAGGCCGCCCGCTACGCCGACGCCGACATCGGCCAGATGGCCAAGCAGATCACCGAGATCCGCTCCCTGCTGCAGATGGGCGGCAGCAAGAAGGCCGCCGGCGCCCCGGTGCACCACGAGTTCACGCCCCGGGAGGCCAGCGTGCTGCAGCTGGTGGCCGAGGGGATGATGAACAAGGAGATCGCCCGCCGGCTCGAAACCTCGATCCGCAACGTCGAGAAGTACGTCAGCCGCCTGTTCATCAAGACCGGCACCGCCAGCCGCACCGAGCTGGTGCGCTACGCCCTCGAAAACGGCCTGGTGGATTAG